A stretch of DNA from Aliarcobacter thereius LMG 24486:
CTTTCTTCTTCTGTTAAACCTTTTATATAGTATGGTGAGTTTTCAGTATAATATTTATCTGAAATATGAGCCATTGGATTTGCAAATTTTTTGTTCTCTTCATTCATTCTTGCATAGTGTTCATCTAGCATTTTAATTCGTTTTTCTTGCTCAATATTGACATAACCATTCCTAGCTTTAATTATTGGTTCATTTGAACTAAAATCAACTTTCACTGGTTCATCTAACTTTTTTTGTTCATTTATAGTTTTTGTTTGGTTTACTTTTATACTACCATTCAATGAGCTAAATTGTTGTTGTGCTGTATTTGAACTAATTATCATAAAATCCCCTTACTTACACATAAATTTCCAAAGGTTCGATTTTATTCAAAATTTGCATTAAATCTTCCTCTTTTTTTGTTTCAAAGTTTGGGATATTGTTTAAGCCAATTTTTGAAAAATCTTTTAGTAAATTTCCAAAATAATCACTCTTTGCTTCTTGCAAATCTTTTGAAAAGAAGTATTTTGATTGAAGCTCTTTTTTATATAGTTCAAAAATATCTTCTCCTTTGCTAGTCAAAAATTTTCCATTTTCTTCTTTTAAATCATTTAAGTCATATCCGATAACATCTTTTAGTTCATTTGCTAAATCATATTTATTTATACTTCTTGTAAATTCAGATGGATTTTCTGTATATTGTGATTTATAGTTTATTTTATTTTGAGCTGCATTATATTCACTTGTTTTTGCTATATTCCACTCTTCTATCCAAGCTGTTTTTCCTGTTCCATAGTTTTCTTTTTGTCCGATATCATAAAAACTTCTATTTTCATACTCTATTGAAAGAACCAAATCAGGTACATTTTCAAAACCTTTTCTTGCTAATTCTGTAAGTTGATTTTCATAGTATATTAAAATAGTATTTTTATCAAACCCAGGGTTTGGGTATCTTTCATCAAAATTATTTTTGAAGATTCTAAATAAATCTGTTCCGTCTGGAGCTAAAAATCTATCTCCTTTTACTTCTAAATCTGCTAAATTATATCCTGTAAACTCTTTTGCAGAATTTACAATATTCCACTTATCTTCTTTTTCCTTTGTAAATTGTGTGCTACTATCTGATTTCATATAATTTATATGAAAAAATAGTTGTTTTACATTTTCACTATTTTTATTTAAAATATCTTCTATTGCTTGTGCCAAATTCTCATCTTTTGTACCATTTATTTTAAGTGTATAGTAGTTTGGTTCTATTGTAAATGTTAGCTTTTCATCTTTTGGAATAGTTATTCCATGTTTATTTAGTAAGGTTTGAAATTGATTGTTTACAGCTTCTCTGTTGTAAGCATTTTCTTCTGCTCTCATAATATCGTCAAATACAGGTGTTTTTTTACCTTTTAAAACGGCATCATCATACATAAACTCAGATATTTCCCCTTTCATAGTTAAATGTCTAATTTCAGTATATGAAGCAATATTTCTCTCTTCTTTTGTTAAGCCTTTTATATAGTATGGTGAGTTTTCAGTATAATATTTGTCAGTAATATGATTTACTGGACTTTCAAATTTTATATTTTCTTGATACATTTTTGAATAATGCTCTTTTAA
This window harbors:
- a CDS encoding DUF4885 family protein, translated to MRIDTNISQSFGSLNGAIKVTYANNISQTEHSKPINEPVKLNIGNNDTIINARLNGYVNEEIDKRDKILKEHYSKMYQENIKFESPVNHITDKYYTENSPYYIKGLTKEERNIASYTEIRHLTMKGEISEFMYDDAVLKGKKTPVFDDIMRAEENAYNREAVNNQFQTLLNKHGITIPKDEKLTFTIEPNYYTLKINGTKDENLAQAIEDILNKNSENVKQLFFHINYMKSDSSTQFTKEKEDKWNIVNSAKEFTGYNLADLEVKGDRFLAPDGTDLFRIFKNNFDERYPNPGFDKNTILIYYENQLTELARKGFENVPDLVLSIEYENRSFYDIGQKENYGTGKTAWIEEWNIAKTSEYNAAQNKINYKSQYTENPSEFTRSINKYDLANELKDVIGYDLNDLKEENGKFLTSKGEDIFELYKKELQSKYFFSKDLQEAKSDYFGNLLKDFSKIGLNNIPNFETKKEEDLMQILNKIEPLEIYV